From one Hoeflea algicola genomic stretch:
- a CDS encoding SDR family NAD(P)-dependent oxidoreductase — MNKFDGQVAVITGGASGIGLAVAEALAKEGAAIAILDVNAASISDALATLSLPVERARGYTVDVTCEDEVLDAFSQIDATFGRLDILVGAAGIIGRGSLEETESEQWRRVLDVDLSGIYMTARAALPALKRAGGGAIVNIASIAGIRAVSPQVNVAYAAAKGGVISLTEQMAAELAAYGIRVNAVSPGFVETPMSREQRSIGAHHGWTRRIPLRRYAQPSEIAEVCLFLASSQASYVTGTNLVVDGGLTVVLTSDTIPALAVEANP, encoded by the coding sequence ATGAATAAGTTTGACGGACAGGTGGCTGTGATCACCGGCGGCGCTTCCGGTATCGGCCTAGCTGTAGCTGAGGCGCTAGCCAAGGAAGGTGCGGCGATCGCGATTCTTGATGTCAACGCTGCATCGATTTCTGATGCGCTGGCCACGCTTTCGTTACCCGTCGAGCGTGCCCGCGGATACACGGTTGACGTCACGTGCGAAGACGAAGTGCTAGATGCATTTAGCCAAATCGATGCAACGTTCGGGCGCCTCGATATACTGGTTGGTGCGGCAGGGATCATCGGGCGCGGCTCGCTGGAGGAGACTGAGAGCGAACAGTGGAGGCGAGTTCTCGACGTCGACCTCAGCGGGATCTACATGACCGCCCGCGCAGCGCTTCCGGCGCTCAAGCGCGCGGGAGGTGGAGCGATTGTGAACATTGCGTCGATCGCGGGCATTCGGGCTGTTTCCCCACAGGTCAACGTTGCATACGCCGCCGCGAAAGGCGGCGTCATCAGCTTGACGGAGCAGATGGCCGCTGAGCTTGCTGCATACGGCATCCGAGTCAATGCGGTCTCGCCTGGTTTCGTCGAGACTCCGATGAGCCGTGAGCAGCGCTCGATCGGTGCCCACCACGGCTGGACCAGACGCATACCGCTGCGTCGTTATGCGCAGCCGTCGGAAATCGCTGAGGTCTGCTTGTTCCTCGCGTCCTCGCAGGCCAGTTATGTCACGGGTACCAATCTCGTCGTCGACGGCGGTCTGACTGTTGTGTTGACGTCTGATACGATACCCGCACTGGCTGTTGAGGCGAATCCTTAG
- a CDS encoding acetoacetate decarboxylase family protein, with the protein MSRENLTDRFDMFLGTAAYPDPLNPYSSNDYRGIVAVCRTDADVVKRILKTTPFEYVDNIFNITFGDSSNSVFPNSHQVDIAGYMHCRFTVPVRYKDIVGGYTFTWFENHFAAVCAGREVWGYPKKLMSSTYEETDESAVATCVVGGNELITLAFDFKSKPIENLPEVKLNPHLMIHTVANPEGPGILEKRILSRDPSPDNKPKFKRTGNVTVALRGNRSNPLDALLPIEVLGGFYSQGMHVSSDEHGWAKIIDQLK; encoded by the coding sequence ATGAGCAGAGAGAACTTGACAGATCGCTTTGATATGTTCCTGGGCACAGCAGCATATCCGGATCCGTTGAATCCATATTCCTCGAATGACTATCGTGGTATAGTTGCTGTATGTCGCACAGATGCTGATGTCGTGAAGCGAATTTTAAAAACAACTCCATTTGAATATGTTGACAATATATTTAATATTACATTTGGAGATTCTAGTAATTCTGTATTTCCTAATAGTCATCAAGTAGACATAGCAGGATACATGCATTGTAGGTTTACGGTGCCGGTTAGATATAAAGATATAGTAGGCGGATACACTTTTACATGGTTCGAAAATCACTTCGCTGCGGTGTGTGCAGGACGCGAGGTTTGGGGGTATCCAAAGAAGTTGATGTCCTCCACCTATGAAGAGACGGATGAGTCAGCCGTTGCTACTTGTGTTGTAGGGGGCAATGAACTCATCACATTAGCTTTTGATTTTAAGAGCAAACCGATTGAGAATCTTCCGGAAGTTAAGCTAAACCCGCATTTGATGATTCATACCGTCGCAAATCCAGAAGGACCAGGTATTCTGGAGAAGCGGATTCTATCGCGTGACCCATCTCCAGATAATAAACCGAAATTCAAGCGCACCGGCAATGTTACTGTCGCCCTGCGTGGCAATCGGTCCAACCCGCTCGATGCGCTGTTACCGATTGAGGTGCTAGGTGGCTTTTACAGTCAAGGCATGCATGTAAGTAGTGATGAGCATGGTTGGGCAAAGATCATAGATCAGCTCAAGTAA
- a CDS encoding ABC transporter substrate-binding protein, translated as MSRIKLGIVISTVAAIALGSTHAIAEEQKVVQIHEYPGSIIHIVDWVMRDKGFCAKEGLDCQPVYLASAILAMQAAATEGVDIIISSLDVMMQAVDKGYDLKIIGPDLTNNVYSLSASAEVAETVAGKSYPENMKSLAGKRIGVVARGGSPEMIARALLAGADMQPDEAFFVAVGGPATAYAALAAKQVDAIVSWDPVPALCDATKSCVVFADLSQGEGPAGLQAMNGGYAAYYAPGEYVQENAATVDAFVRAHEQAVQWLQDPKNLNEVKEIASQRFKLGDVPNPEVVFDQLVRRTIQGYGSHFDRKAVDGFNDFLLANKLISEPLSVDRIVYDKAP; from the coding sequence ATGAGCCGGATCAAATTGGGAATCGTCATCTCAACTGTTGCTGCCATTGCACTCGGGTCAACACATGCGATAGCTGAAGAGCAGAAAGTCGTTCAGATACATGAGTACCCGGGCAGTATCATACACATTGTCGACTGGGTCATGCGTGACAAGGGGTTCTGCGCTAAGGAGGGGCTCGATTGCCAACCCGTCTACCTAGCAAGCGCTATATTGGCAATGCAAGCGGCGGCAACAGAGGGGGTGGATATCATCATCAGCTCTTTGGACGTGATGATGCAAGCGGTGGACAAGGGGTATGACCTCAAGATTATTGGTCCGGATCTCACCAACAACGTCTATTCACTGTCCGCTTCTGCCGAGGTCGCGGAGACGGTCGCGGGGAAATCCTACCCGGAGAACATGAAGTCGCTTGCCGGCAAACGTATCGGTGTCGTGGCACGCGGTGGTTCGCCTGAGATGATTGCGAGGGCTCTGTTGGCCGGGGCCGACATGCAGCCTGACGAAGCATTTTTCGTAGCGGTCGGCGGTCCGGCTACTGCGTATGCAGCTCTGGCTGCGAAGCAGGTCGATGCAATCGTGAGTTGGGATCCCGTTCCTGCACTTTGCGACGCGACCAAATCATGCGTTGTCTTTGCTGATCTCTCGCAGGGTGAGGGTCCTGCCGGTCTGCAGGCTATGAACGGCGGCTATGCTGCTTACTATGCCCCTGGCGAGTATGTGCAGGAAAACGCTGCTACCGTGGATGCCTTCGTCCGCGCGCATGAGCAAGCTGTCCAGTGGCTTCAGGACCCGAAGAACCTCAATGAAGTTAAGGAGATCGCCAGCCAACGGTTCAAACTCGGCGACGTCCCCAATCCCGAAGTCGTGTTCGACCAACTTGTCCGGCGCACCATTCAGGGGTACGGCAGTCACTTTGATCGAAAGGCCGTCGATGGCTTTAACGACTTCCTGCTCGCCAACAAGTTGATCAGCGAGCCGTTGTCCGTAGACCGTATTGTATACGATAAGGCACCGTGA